In the Arthrobacter zhaoxinii genome, one interval contains:
- a CDS encoding ABC transporter permease, translating to MSRLPLFTRSLAGSWRPLLGWAAGILAVLSLYLPLYPSLAGQDFQDLLQSLPPELISALGYDELTTGAGYTQSTFFGLIGFALFTIAAVSWGTRAIAGDEESGALELVLAHAVGRVQLVLERSAAIAARLLLLGLFTGLAVLVFNRPAQLGLVPSHVWAGCAALIGLALLTASIALAAGAITGRRVWALAAAVAVAVGGYALNAVANQNPDLDYLHAWTPYHWAFGAGPLSNGADWAGLGALYGTSALLVLLAAFALTRRDIGA from the coding sequence ATGAGTCGCCTCCCCTTGTTCACCCGTTCGCTTGCCGGGTCATGGCGTCCGCTTCTGGGATGGGCGGCGGGCATCCTGGCTGTCCTGAGCCTGTACCTGCCCCTGTATCCGTCCCTGGCCGGCCAGGATTTCCAGGATCTCCTGCAGAGCCTGCCGCCCGAACTCATTTCCGCACTGGGCTATGACGAGCTGACCACCGGCGCCGGATACACCCAGTCGACGTTCTTCGGCCTCATCGGGTTCGCCCTTTTCACCATCGCCGCCGTTTCCTGGGGAACCCGGGCCATTGCCGGCGACGAAGAGAGCGGGGCCTTGGAACTCGTCCTGGCGCATGCAGTCGGCCGGGTCCAGCTCGTCCTGGAGCGCAGCGCCGCCATTGCTGCCCGCCTGCTGCTGCTCGGCCTTTTCACCGGCCTGGCCGTGCTGGTTTTCAACCGCCCAGCACAACTCGGACTCGTTCCTTCCCATGTCTGGGCCGGGTGCGCGGCGCTCATCGGACTGGCACTCCTGACCGCGTCCATCGCCCTGGCAGCGGGAGCCATCACCGGCCGCCGTGTCTGGGCGCTCGCTGCGGCCGTTGCGGTCGCCGTCGGCGGGTACGCCCTCAACGCGGTGGCCAACCAGAACCCTGACCTGGACTACCTCCACGCCTGGACGCCCTATCACTGGGCCTTCGGCGCCGGCCCGCTCAGCAACGGGGCCGACTGGGCCGGGCTCGGCGCACTGTACGGAACAAGTGCGCTGCTGGTGCTGCTTGCGGCCTTCGCGCTCACCCGGAGGGACATCGGCGCGTGA
- a CDS encoding ABC transporter ATP-binding protein gives MGTGSASTAVRTRGLQKYFGRVEALKGIDLEVPAGSVFGIIGPNGAGKTTLMRLLLDLLRPSSGEVTVLGVDPRSGGPALRRRIGFLPGELAVADRVSGRELLRFFSRISGPVDPGTVPALAERLDLDLGRPARALSKGNRQKLGLIQAFMHQPPLLILDEPTSGLDPLIQQEFLALVREASSNGQTVLLSSHVLSEIEEAADTVAILRSGTVISAAGTAAIRASAGRRVRIGIAAAEAPALVERLRRVPGFELLQVPADPGSGDAASISARFEGDMPDLITALAGYHLLDLVVQEPDLEEAVLRFYGPENTAGPADGGAGE, from the coding sequence ATGGGTACTGGCTCTGCCTCAACCGCTGTCCGCACCCGGGGGCTGCAGAAGTACTTCGGCCGCGTTGAAGCGCTGAAAGGCATCGATTTAGAGGTTCCCGCCGGAAGTGTCTTCGGGATCATCGGTCCCAACGGTGCCGGTAAGACCACGCTTATGCGCCTGCTGCTGGACCTGCTGCGGCCCAGCTCCGGGGAGGTAACCGTCCTCGGCGTTGATCCCCGCAGCGGCGGCCCGGCCCTGCGCCGGCGAATCGGGTTCCTGCCGGGAGAACTGGCCGTCGCGGACAGAGTCAGCGGACGGGAACTTCTCCGCTTTTTCTCGCGCATCAGTGGACCCGTGGATCCGGGAACCGTTCCGGCGCTGGCGGAGCGGCTCGATCTGGACCTCGGCCGCCCGGCGCGTGCCCTGTCCAAGGGAAACCGGCAGAAACTGGGACTCATTCAGGCATTCATGCACCAACCCCCGCTGCTCATTTTGGACGAACCGACCAGCGGACTGGATCCGCTGATCCAGCAGGAGTTTCTGGCGCTGGTGAGGGAGGCGAGCAGCAACGGCCAGACGGTACTGCTTAGTTCGCACGTTCTCAGCGAGATCGAGGAGGCCGCTGACACTGTGGCCATCCTCCGGTCAGGGACAGTGATATCCGCCGCCGGCACCGCGGCCATCCGGGCTTCGGCCGGCCGCCGGGTGCGGATTGGAATTGCTGCGGCAGAGGCACCTGCCTTGGTTGAACGCCTTCGGCGGGTGCCTGGATTTGAGCTGCTGCAGGTGCCCGCCGACCCGGGGTCCGGGGACGCAGCCTCAATCTCTGCCCGGTTCGAGGGGGACATGCCGGACCTGATCACGGCTCTGGCGGGATACCACCTCCTGGACCTGGTGGTGCAGGAGCCCGACCTCGAGGAGGCCGTGCTGCGGTTCTACGGGCCGGAGAACACTGCCGGACCGGCCGACGGCGGTGCGGGCGAATGA
- a CDS encoding DinB family protein encodes MTEKELTRKIEPPLAGTETETLLGSLDRQRATFAWKTGGLDAEALTRTVGASAITLGGLLKHLAGVEDTYFAWRLKGQDPGAPWNAVDWQSDPDWDWRTAADDSPEDLYALWSGAVGRSRKRLAAALDDGGLDQLLPAIEGQAGSLRRMLIDLIEEYARHTGHADLIRESVDGLVGEDPPADVSWPAPASGTAAYPAPAAGA; translated from the coding sequence ATGACCGAAAAAGAACTCACGCGCAAAATCGAACCCCCGCTGGCGGGAACGGAAACAGAAACCCTGCTGGGGTCCCTGGACCGGCAGCGTGCCACCTTTGCCTGGAAAACAGGCGGCCTTGATGCTGAAGCGCTCACCAGGACCGTCGGCGCCTCAGCGATTACCCTCGGCGGTCTGCTCAAGCACCTGGCGGGTGTGGAAGATACCTACTTCGCCTGGCGGTTGAAAGGTCAGGACCCGGGAGCCCCGTGGAATGCCGTGGACTGGCAGAGCGATCCGGACTGGGACTGGCGCACCGCCGCAGACGACAGTCCGGAGGACCTCTACGCCCTGTGGAGCGGCGCCGTCGGGCGCTCCCGGAAACGCCTTGCCGCCGCACTCGACGACGGCGGACTCGACCAGCTGCTGCCCGCCATCGAGGGTCAGGCCGGCAGCCTGCGCCGCATGCTGATCGACCTGATCGAGGAATATGCCCGGCATACCGGTCATGCCGATCTGATTCGTGAATCCGTGGACGGGCTGGTGGGGGAGGATCCTCCGGCGGACGTATCCTGGCCCGCTCCGGCGTCCGGCACCGCCGCCTATCCGGCACCCGCGGCAGGCGCGTAG
- a CDS encoding neutral zinc metallopeptidase, with amino-acid sequence MHQHFNRCLLGLLTVGALFASGCSLLPKEGDPTSETTSATGESQTSIPAEQPGSEPSSPSPSATAQTQTSIPAEQPGSEPSSPSPSATAVPEIFSANQCADRVDESCLEPLNEAPQGAAPPQSKVTTNTYSYTVKEYVEWILEDLHKKWTQWFTENNFAEPVVYFKVVYETDPAYVMNCGSTVVPHDHPNAYYCSRDPYNVANGSDNGTVIFPVTTMQRMWKGDVLGRTSMRVGDFAAAVIVAHEYGHSVQDELSIQWERFYPGQVPAFTGSNKEAIADCFAGVWMTTAYYEGMLEPGDVDEAVAALNAIASAQAGSSHPVAEERRAALMLGYLGTSGNGGDPMECVDRYWR; translated from the coding sequence ATGCATCAGCACTTTAACCGCTGCCTTCTGGGGCTGCTCACCGTTGGCGCATTGTTCGCCAGTGGCTGCTCCTTGCTGCCCAAAGAGGGTGATCCAACGTCGGAAACCACCTCTGCAACAGGTGAGTCGCAAACCAGTATTCCGGCTGAACAACCGGGCTCTGAACCGAGTTCCCCCTCACCGTCTGCGACAGCTCAGACGCAAACCAGTATTCCGGCTGAACAACCGGGCTCTGAGCCGAGTTCCCCCTCACCGTCTGCGACAGCGGTGCCCGAAATCTTCTCCGCAAATCAGTGCGCGGATCGGGTAGACGAATCCTGCCTGGAGCCTTTGAATGAGGCACCACAGGGCGCCGCCCCTCCGCAGAGCAAAGTTACAACCAACACATACTCCTACACGGTCAAGGAATATGTGGAGTGGATCCTCGAAGACCTGCACAAAAAGTGGACCCAATGGTTTACCGAGAACAACTTCGCCGAACCAGTGGTCTATTTCAAAGTGGTCTATGAGACGGACCCTGCCTACGTTATGAACTGCGGTTCCACTGTGGTGCCGCATGATCATCCAAATGCCTACTACTGCTCCAGGGATCCCTATAACGTGGCCAACGGTTCCGATAATGGAACAGTAATATTTCCTGTCACGACCATGCAGCGCATGTGGAAGGGGGACGTTCTGGGCAGGACAAGTATGCGGGTGGGTGACTTCGCGGCGGCCGTTATAGTCGCCCATGAATATGGGCATAGTGTGCAGGACGAACTGAGTATCCAGTGGGAACGTTTCTATCCGGGGCAGGTCCCCGCTTTTACCGGTTCCAACAAGGAGGCAATCGCCGACTGTTTCGCCGGTGTCTGGATGACAACGGCATACTACGAGGGAATGCTTGAGCCCGGTGACGTCGATGAGGCCGTTGCTGCACTCAATGCGATCGCTTCTGCTCAGGCGGGATCGTCACACCCTGTTGCAGAGGAAAGGCGAGCCGCTCTCATGCTGGGGTACTTGGGTACATCCGGCAACGGAGGCGATCCCATGGAGTGTGTCGATCGCTACTGGAGGTAA
- the nrdF gene encoding class 1b ribonucleoside-diphosphate reductase subunit beta translates to MTEKLKLIDGVEAINWNRIQDEKDVEVWNRLVNNFWLPEKVPLSNDVQSWATLTPDEQQLTMRVFTGLTLLDTMQATIGAVSLIPDALTPHEEAVYTNIAFMESVHAKSYSSIFSTLASTKEIDEAFRWSTENPHLQKKAQIITDYYRGDDPLKRKVASTLLESFLFYSGFYLPMYWSSRAKLTNTADLIRLIIRDEAVHGYYIGYKYQRGLETVPVERREELKDYTYELLFELYENEVQYTHDLYDGVGLAEDVKKFLHYNANKALMNLGYEAMFPSTLTDVNPAILSALSPNADENHDFFSGSGSSYVIGKAVNTEDDDWDF, encoded by the coding sequence ATGACCGAGAAGCTGAAGCTGATCGACGGCGTCGAGGCGATCAACTGGAACCGGATCCAGGATGAGAAGGACGTTGAGGTCTGGAACCGTCTGGTCAACAACTTCTGGCTGCCGGAGAAGGTGCCGCTGTCCAACGACGTCCAGTCCTGGGCCACGCTGACTCCGGATGAGCAGCAGCTCACCATGCGCGTGTTCACCGGCCTGACCCTGCTGGACACCATGCAGGCCACCATCGGCGCCGTCTCGCTGATCCCCGATGCGCTGACCCCGCACGAGGAAGCGGTCTACACGAACATTGCGTTCATGGAGTCCGTGCACGCCAAGAGCTACTCCTCGATCTTCTCCACCCTGGCTTCCACCAAGGAGATTGACGAGGCGTTCCGCTGGTCCACGGAGAACCCGCATCTGCAGAAGAAGGCGCAGATCATCACCGATTACTACCGCGGCGATGATCCCCTGAAGCGCAAGGTGGCTTCCACCCTGCTGGAGTCCTTCCTCTTCTACTCGGGCTTCTACCTGCCGATGTACTGGTCTTCGCGGGCCAAGCTCACAAACACGGCCGACCTGATCCGCCTGATCATCCGTGACGAGGCCGTGCACGGCTACTACATCGGCTACAAGTACCAGCGCGGCCTGGAGACCGTTCCCGTGGAACGCCGCGAGGAACTGAAGGACTACACGTACGAGCTGCTCTTCGAGCTGTACGAAAACGAAGTCCAGTACACGCATGACCTGTACGACGGCGTCGGCCTGGCCGAGGACGTCAAGAAGTTCCTGCACTACAACGCCAACAAGGCGCTGATGAACCTGGGCTACGAGGCCATGTTCCCGTCCACCCTGACGGACGTGAACCCGGCGATCCTTTCGGCCCTGTCGCCGAATGCCGACGAGAACCACGACTTCTTCTCCGGCTCCGGCTCGTCCTACGTGATCGGCAAGGCCGTGAACACGGAAGACGACGACTGGGACTTCTAG
- the nrdE gene encoding class 1b ribonucleoside-diphosphate reductase subunit alpha, with amino-acid sequence MTDSKELPEAYKGLGYHELNAMLNLYGKNGEIQFDADRAAARQYFLEHVNNNTVFFHDLEEKLEYLVKNEYYEPETLDQYSMTFIKELYNRAYKKKFRFETFLGAFKFYTSYTLKTFDGKRYLERYEDRVCMVALHLARGDEQLATQMVDEIIEGRFQPATPTFLNAGKAQRGELVSCFLLRIEDNMESIGRSINSALQLSKRGGGVAFALTNIREVGAPIKQIENQSSGVIPVMKLLEDSFSYANQLGARQGAGAVYLHAHHPDINRFLDTKRENADEKIRIKTLSLGVVVPDITFELAKRDEDMYLFSPYDVEKVYGMPFSDISVTEKYYEMVDDARIKKTKIRARDFFQTLAEIQFESGYPYIMFEDTVNRENPIEGKIIMSNLCSEILQVSQPTTYKDDLSYDETGKDISCNLGSLNIAKTMDSPDFGRTIETAIRALTAVSDMSHIGSVPSIAKGNDMSHAIGLGQMNLHGYLARERVYYGSEEGIDFTNMYFYTVVFHAVRASNLLAIETGRKFAGFERSKYATGEYFDKYTNREWVPQTQRVRELFEGVHIPTQADWEALKASVMEHGIYNQNLQAVPPTGSISYINNSTSSIHPVASKIEIRKEGKLGRVYYPAPYLTNDNLEYYQDAYEIGYEKIIDTYAAATQHVDQGLSLTLFFKDTATTRDINKAQIYAWRKGIKTIYYIRLRQLALEGTEVEGCVSCML; translated from the coding sequence ATGACGGACTCCAAGGAGCTCCCGGAGGCTTACAAGGGCCTGGGCTATCACGAGCTCAACGCCATGCTGAACCTGTACGGCAAGAACGGAGAGATCCAGTTCGACGCCGACCGCGCTGCTGCGCGCCAGTACTTCCTTGAGCACGTTAACAACAACACGGTCTTCTTCCATGACCTGGAAGAGAAGCTGGAATACCTGGTCAAGAATGAGTACTACGAGCCGGAAACGCTCGACCAGTACTCCATGACCTTCATCAAGGAGCTGTACAACCGCGCCTACAAGAAGAAGTTCCGCTTTGAGACCTTCCTCGGCGCGTTCAAGTTCTACACCTCGTACACGCTGAAGACCTTCGACGGCAAGCGTTACCTGGAGCGCTACGAAGACCGTGTCTGCATGGTTGCCCTGCACCTGGCCCGCGGCGACGAGCAGCTGGCCACGCAGATGGTGGATGAAATCATTGAGGGCCGCTTCCAGCCGGCCACCCCCACGTTCCTCAACGCGGGCAAGGCACAGCGCGGCGAGCTGGTCTCCTGCTTCCTGCTGCGTATCGAGGACAACATGGAGTCCATCGGGCGCTCCATCAACTCCGCGCTGCAGCTGTCCAAGCGCGGCGGCGGCGTTGCCTTCGCGCTGACCAACATCCGCGAGGTCGGCGCGCCGATCAAGCAGATCGAGAACCAGTCCTCCGGCGTCATCCCCGTGATGAAGCTCCTCGAGGACAGCTTCTCCTACGCCAACCAGCTCGGAGCCCGCCAGGGTGCCGGTGCCGTGTACCTGCACGCCCACCACCCGGACATCAACCGGTTCCTGGACACCAAGCGTGAGAACGCGGATGAGAAGATCCGCATCAAGACCCTCTCACTCGGCGTCGTCGTCCCGGACATCACCTTCGAACTGGCCAAGCGCGACGAGGACATGTACCTGTTCTCCCCGTACGACGTCGAGAAGGTCTACGGCATGCCGTTCTCCGACATCTCGGTCACCGAAAAGTACTACGAGATGGTCGACGACGCGCGGATCAAGAAGACCAAGATCCGTGCCCGCGACTTCTTCCAGACCCTCGCCGAGATCCAGTTCGAGTCGGGCTACCCCTACATCATGTTCGAGGACACGGTGAACCGGGAGAACCCGATCGAGGGCAAGATCATCATGTCCAACCTGTGCTCGGAGATCCTCCAGGTTTCCCAGCCCACCACGTACAAGGATGACCTGTCCTACGACGAGACCGGCAAGGACATCTCCTGCAACCTCGGCTCGCTGAACATTGCCAAGACCATGGACTCGCCGGACTTCGGCCGGACCATTGAAACGGCCATCCGCGCGCTGACTGCAGTGTCGGACATGAGCCACATCGGCTCGGTGCCGTCCATTGCCAAGGGCAACGACATGTCCCACGCCATCGGCCTGGGCCAGATGAACCTGCACGGCTACCTGGCGCGTGAGCGGGTCTACTACGGCTCCGAAGAGGGCATCGACTTCACCAACATGTACTTCTACACGGTGGTCTTCCACGCCGTGCGGGCGTCGAACCTGCTGGCCATCGAAACCGGCCGCAAGTTCGCCGGCTTCGAGCGCTCCAAGTACGCCACCGGCGAGTACTTCGACAAGTACACCAACCGCGAATGGGTTCCGCAGACCCAGCGCGTGCGTGAGCTGTTCGAGGGCGTGCACATCCCCACCCAGGCTGACTGGGAGGCGCTGAAGGCTTCGGTCATGGAGCACGGCATCTACAACCAGAACCTGCAGGCCGTGCCGCCCACCGGTTCGATCTCCTACATCAACAACTCCACCTCTTCCATTCACCCGGTGGCGTCGAAGATCGAGATCCGCAAGGAAGGCAAGCTGGGCCGCGTGTACTACCCGGCGCCGTACCTGACCAACGACAACCTGGAGTACTACCAGGATGCGTACGAAATCGGTTACGAGAAGATCATCGACACCTACGCCGCTGCCACCCAGCACGTGGACCAGGGCCTGTCCCTGACGCTGTTCTTCAAGGACACCGCAACCACCCGCGACATCAACAAGGCGCAGATCTACGCCTGGCGCAAGGGCATCAAGACCATTTACTACATCCGCCTGCGCCAGCTTGCGCTGGAAGGCACCGAGGTTGAGGGCTGCGTTTCCTGCATGCTGTAA
- the nrdI gene encoding class Ib ribonucleoside-diphosphate reductase assembly flavoprotein NrdI, whose product MTLGMADQAGLGPASASAGNGQPETDASLIYFSSASGYTRRFVEKLGIRAAQLPLHTSQPTLLARSPYVLLLPTYGGTAAQPGAAARGAVPKQVIKFLNSEHNRSLIRGVIGAGNTNFGETYCLAADIIAVKCQVPVLYRFELMGTSEDVAKVNEGLEKFWTHQSQKPA is encoded by the coding sequence ATGACACTGGGGATGGCAGACCAGGCCGGCCTCGGGCCGGCATCGGCATCCGCAGGGAATGGGCAGCCGGAAACGGATGCGTCCCTGATTTACTTCTCCTCAGCCTCCGGGTACACCCGCCGCTTTGTGGAAAAGCTCGGGATCCGCGCGGCGCAGCTTCCGCTCCACACCTCCCAGCCCACCCTGCTCGCCCGCAGCCCGTACGTGCTGCTGCTTCCCACCTACGGCGGGACGGCAGCCCAGCCGGGCGCAGCGGCCCGGGGTGCCGTTCCAAAACAGGTCATCAAGTTCCTGAACAGCGAGCACAACCGCTCCTTGATCCGGGGAGTGATCGGGGCGGGCAACACAAACTTCGGGGAAACCTATTGCCTCGCGGCAGACATCATTGCCGTGAAATGCCAGGTCCCCGTGCTGTATCGATTTGAACTCATGGGCACGTCCGAGGACGTTGCCAAGGTTAACGAAGGATTGGAAAAGTTTTGGACACATCAGTCGCAGAAGCCGGCATGA
- the nrdH gene encoding glutaredoxin-like protein NrdH translates to MTVTVYTKPACVQCNATYRALDKKGIVYQSVDMSQDPEALERVRAMGYMQAPVVVTEQDSWSGFRPDKIEELAQAQVSSVA, encoded by the coding sequence ATGACCGTTACGGTTTACACCAAGCCCGCCTGCGTACAGTGCAACGCCACTTACCGCGCCCTCGACAAGAAGGGCATTGTGTACCAGAGCGTGGACATGTCGCAGGACCCCGAGGCCCTCGAGCGCGTTCGTGCCATGGGCTACATGCAGGCACCCGTTGTCGTCACCGAGCAGGACTCCTGGTCCGGCTTCCGGCCCGACAAGATCGAAGAGCTGGCCCAGGCACAGGTTTCCTCCGTAGCCTAG
- a CDS encoding LysR family transcriptional regulator: MVNPVHLKTLLEVIRTGSFAAAALRLGYTASAVSQQMSALEKDTGARLFERSARTAAPTDAAVVMARHAVKVLTDMDALLAAAARPGPGSGHELRLGIFPSLATFALPELLASPRWVDLGIELLLSVAEPAQTIQGLRTGGNLDVALVYQVGQGGLAWPSSISRRWLGDDNFRVVLPESWGIRSGAEVTAEQLAGMPWIMHHPGTPDALVIERLFASCSLHPQVAAYCDDFNASLAMASAGLGAALVPELAMLSRPAGTVVLDVPEIRLARSIFALLIHEQNVQVGLFLDRLAEVLGRRSIVPLPT, translated from the coding sequence ATGGTAAACCCCGTGCACTTGAAGACGCTGCTGGAGGTGATCCGCACCGGATCATTTGCCGCCGCCGCCCTGCGGCTGGGCTACACCGCCTCGGCAGTGTCCCAGCAGATGTCCGCTCTGGAGAAGGACACCGGAGCGCGCCTGTTCGAGCGTTCCGCCCGCACCGCTGCTCCCACGGACGCCGCCGTCGTCATGGCCAGGCACGCCGTCAAGGTCCTTACTGACATGGACGCCCTCCTGGCTGCCGCAGCTCGGCCCGGGCCGGGCAGCGGGCACGAGCTGCGGCTCGGCATCTTCCCCAGCCTCGCTACCTTTGCCCTGCCGGAGCTGCTTGCCTCACCCCGGTGGGTGGACCTGGGGATTGAGCTGCTGCTGTCCGTGGCTGAGCCCGCGCAGACCATCCAGGGCCTGCGTACCGGCGGCAACCTCGACGTCGCACTGGTGTATCAGGTGGGCCAGGGCGGACTGGCCTGGCCCTCCTCGATCAGCCGCCGGTGGCTGGGCGATGACAACTTCCGGGTGGTGCTGCCCGAGTCCTGGGGCATCCGCAGCGGCGCCGAGGTGACGGCTGAACAGCTGGCGGGGATGCCCTGGATCATGCACCACCCCGGCACCCCGGACGCCCTGGTGATTGAACGGCTCTTCGCCAGCTGCAGCCTGCACCCGCAGGTCGCCGCGTACTGCGATGACTTCAACGCCAGCCTGGCCATGGCGTCCGCCGGTCTGGGCGCGGCGCTGGTGCCGGAACTGGCGATGCTGAGCCGCCCCGCCGGCACGGTGGTGCTGGACGTCCCCGAGATCCGGCTGGCGCGGAGCATCTTCGCCCTGCTGATTCATGAACAGAACGTCCAGGTCGGGCTTTTCCTGGACCGGCTGGCCGAGGTGCTGGGCCGCCGCAGCATAGTGCCGCTCCCCACATAA
- a CDS encoding FUSC family protein: MTTGEKTISKRSLSAVTNRVTGVLRVTRFQLAFKATLAVGIAWTLAPHVPGVASQYPYYAPLGAIVSMYPTVSGSFRTGMETLAGLVTGMLLALGALLIGTPNVWTISVIVGIGVLLGGLSFLGASGREYVPMAALFVLLLGGDDPDGYSFGYGVQMLVGVGVGLAVNALVFPPLHLNGAVNGLVTLRKSLARQLRDMGTALEETWPPKHEDWSQRESELDTLTKEVREAVELADTSRHGNIRSRKYSRDFTADYRALRAMERATRHVKDMTEVLTDAIWRNPEHVAVPAALTVPLAKAVNGCAEAVEIWDPESEEHATATQALVELVRLVNTSGSAESPVDATAALAMDLRRILRIINTESDDDA; encoded by the coding sequence ATGACCACTGGCGAAAAAACCATCTCCAAACGGTCATTGAGTGCCGTTACCAACCGGGTAACCGGAGTCCTGCGTGTCACCCGCTTCCAGCTCGCCTTCAAGGCAACCCTCGCGGTCGGCATCGCCTGGACACTCGCCCCGCATGTGCCCGGGGTAGCTTCGCAGTACCCGTATTACGCACCGCTGGGTGCCATTGTCAGCATGTACCCCACGGTGTCCGGTTCCTTCCGCACCGGCATGGAGACCCTGGCGGGACTGGTGACCGGCATGCTCCTCGCGCTGGGGGCACTGCTGATCGGCACCCCGAACGTCTGGACCATTTCCGTGATCGTCGGGATTGGCGTGCTGCTCGGCGGGCTGTCCTTCCTGGGCGCGTCCGGCCGTGAATACGTGCCGATGGCTGCGTTGTTCGTGCTGCTCCTGGGCGGCGACGATCCGGACGGCTACTCGTTCGGCTACGGCGTGCAGATGCTGGTCGGTGTTGGTGTCGGGCTGGCCGTGAATGCCCTTGTCTTCCCGCCCCTGCACCTGAACGGCGCCGTCAACGGGCTGGTGACGCTGCGGAAATCGCTGGCGCGGCAGCTGCGGGACATGGGCACGGCGCTGGAGGAAACCTGGCCGCCGAAGCACGAGGACTGGTCCCAGCGCGAGAGTGAACTGGATACCCTGACCAAAGAGGTCCGGGAAGCCGTGGAGCTGGCCGACACCAGCCGGCACGGAAACATCCGCAGCCGCAAGTACAGCCGTGATTTCACTGCCGACTACCGGGCGCTGCGGGCCATGGAACGCGCCACCCGGCACGTGAAGGATATGACGGAAGTGCTCACGGATGCGATCTGGCGCAATCCCGAACATGTGGCCGTCCCGGCTGCCCTGACCGTACCGCTGGCCAAGGCCGTGAACGGCTGCGCAGAAGCGGTGGAGATCTGGGATCCCGAAAGCGAGGAGCACGCGACGGCCACCCAGGCACTCGTGGAGCTGGTGCGGCTGGTCAACACCTCAGGCTCGGCCGAGAGCCCGGTGGATGCGACGGCGGCACTGGCCATGGACCTGCGCCGCATCCTGCGGATCATCAATACGGAGTCCGACGACGACGCCTAG